Proteins encoded together in one Myxococcales bacterium window:
- a CDS encoding lytic transglycosylase domain-containing protein — MHRLRALRTAFFVSACLVVPAVASADIYQFTDANGVVHFTTRPDPKAKLYLKSTANNATSPRPGVTPFAPQDKDLSRYTRFDEWIRQAATLYQIPEPLVRAVIKVESDYDPRAVSYAGARGLMQLMPDTADRLQVRDINDPRENIFGGVRYLRILANTFNGDLSLTVAAYNAGEEAVMRHQGIPPYQQTREYVVKVTKYYRRYRATPDAVEASIGPLD, encoded by the coding sequence ATGCACCGGCTGCGCGCGCTACGCACGGCGTTCTTCGTCTCGGCATGCCTCGTCGTGCCGGCCGTCGCCTCGGCCGACATCTACCAGTTCACCGACGCGAACGGCGTCGTCCACTTCACGACCCGGCCCGACCCGAAGGCGAAGCTCTATCTGAAGAGCACGGCCAACAACGCCACGTCGCCGCGCCCGGGCGTGACCCCGTTCGCCCCCCAAGACAAGGACCTCTCGCGCTACACGCGCTTCGACGAGTGGATCCGGCAGGCGGCGACGCTCTACCAAATCCCCGAGCCGCTCGTTCGCGCGGTCATCAAGGTCGAGAGCGACTACGACCCGCGCGCGGTGAGCTACGCCGGCGCGCGTGGGCTCATGCAGCTCATGCCCGACACGGCCGATCGCCTGCAGGTCCGCGACATCAACGACCCGCGCGAGAACATCTTCGGAGGCGTGCGGTACCTGCGCATCCTCGCGAACACGTTCAACGGCGATCTCTCGCTCACCGTGGCCGCCTACAACGCGGGCGAAGAGGCCGTGATGCGCCACCAGGGGATCCCGCCCTACCAGCAGACGCGCGAGTACGTGGTGAAGGTCACCAAGTACTACCGGCGTTACCGCGCCACGCCCGACGCGGTCGAAGCGAGCATCGGCCCGCTCGACTGA
- a CDS encoding radical SAM protein has translation MRPFHLSLTLTHACNLACTYCCMGEHHARAMPQATAERALALAAEHAVDHTAGRLDVGFFGGEPLLAWDTLTSTAEKARRLTGVSTRLQVTTNATLVDGERAERLAALGVRTTVSIDGERASHDATRPRAGTGKKSSHDAVLRGVEALTKVGLFDDVVRVVSPGNVRSLRRDVAFLASLGPRTIHVAVAYEAPFGDADLEAWEAELRGLACDHVARYTRGGPRMPLFEDKIAAAVNGDLDVSQGCSVGRWNVAVAPSGRLYPCDKLVGEDGPKEASRVVGHLDDGIVPSRRLPRGTRAKECGTCAERPRCGSTCACANIAETSAPDLPGPTQCWHERVVARLSDEVGEVLFRGGDPRFSRWMRGEPEVRIEPKRRLPRVPS, from the coding sequence GTGAGGCCGTTTCACCTGTCGCTCACGCTCACGCACGCGTGCAACCTCGCTTGCACGTACTGCTGCATGGGAGAGCATCACGCCCGCGCGATGCCGCAAGCTACGGCCGAGCGCGCGCTCGCCCTGGCCGCCGAGCACGCGGTGGACCACACGGCGGGTCGCCTCGACGTCGGGTTCTTCGGGGGTGAGCCGCTCCTCGCGTGGGACACGTTGACGTCGACCGCCGAGAAGGCGCGGCGCCTCACGGGGGTGAGCACGCGCCTCCAGGTGACGACCAACGCGACGCTCGTCGACGGGGAGCGCGCGGAGAGGCTCGCTGCGCTCGGCGTCCGCACGACCGTCTCGATCGACGGGGAGAGGGCCTCTCACGACGCCACCCGCCCGCGCGCCGGCACCGGCAAAAAGTCGAGCCACGACGCAGTGTTACGAGGGGTCGAGGCTCTCACCAAGGTGGGCCTCTTCGACGACGTGGTGCGCGTCGTGTCGCCCGGCAACGTGCGCTCGCTCCGGCGCGACGTGGCCTTCCTCGCGTCGCTCGGCCCGCGCACGATCCACGTCGCGGTGGCCTACGAGGCGCCCTTCGGGGACGCCGATCTCGAGGCATGGGAGGCGGAGCTCCGTGGGCTCGCGTGCGATCACGTCGCGCGCTACACACGAGGCGGACCTCGCATGCCCCTCTTCGAGGACAAGATCGCCGCCGCCGTGAACGGCGACCTCGATGTGAGCCAGGGTTGCTCGGTCGGCCGGTGGAACGTCGCGGTCGCTCCCTCGGGCAGGCTCTACCCGTGCGACAAGCTCGTAGGCGAGGACGGGCCCAAAGAGGCATCTCGGGTCGTAGGTCACCTCGACGACGGCATCGTGCCCTCGCGCAGGCTCCCTCGTGGAACGCGCGCCAAGGAGTGCGGCACGTGCGCTGAGCGGCCCCGCTGTGGCTCGACGTGCGCGTGCGCGAACATCGCCGAGACCTCCGCGCCCGACCTGCCCGGGCCGACGCAGTGCTGGCACGAGCGGGTCGTGGCGCGTCTGTCCGACGAGGTCGGCGAGGTGCTCTTCCGCGGCGGCGATCCGCGGTTCTCACGGTGGATGCGCGGTGAGCCCGAGGTTCGAATCGAGCCGAAGCGCCGGCTCCCTCGGGTGCCCTCGTGA
- a CDS encoding CPBP family intramembrane metalloprotease: MPLMWLFFRDTWRELDEDAHRHRGELLARGKTDYRPFVALVMCALILTMQEYYGGRSAYLLYARPVLEKYDAAHAGALSFHKYDDLYGYTWWAVTRITGYVLVPFPVWKALYPKDSLLDFGLRTKGFFSHAWIYVLFLAVVLPAMLVVANQPDFGAYYPFYKGSSRSWYDFLVWESMYFAQFFALEMFFRGFWLGALRRSLGSGAIFAMAVPYCMIHYGKPYLEAVGAVVAGIALGSLSMRTKSIYQGFLVHITVAALMDWLSLAHRHALPTQLIAP, encoded by the coding sequence ATGCCGCTCATGTGGCTCTTCTTCCGGGACACGTGGCGCGAGCTCGACGAGGACGCCCACAGGCACCGCGGGGAGCTGCTCGCCCGCGGAAAAACCGACTATCGCCCGTTCGTGGCGCTCGTCATGTGCGCGCTCATCCTGACGATGCAGGAGTACTACGGGGGCCGCTCGGCGTACCTCCTCTACGCGCGCCCCGTCCTCGAGAAGTACGACGCGGCCCACGCCGGCGCCCTCTCGTTCCACAAGTACGACGACCTCTACGGGTACACGTGGTGGGCCGTCACGCGCATCACGGGGTACGTGCTCGTCCCGTTCCCGGTGTGGAAGGCCCTCTACCCGAAGGACTCGCTCCTCGACTTCGGCCTCCGCACGAAGGGCTTCTTCTCGCACGCGTGGATCTACGTGCTCTTCTTGGCGGTGGTGCTGCCCGCGATGCTCGTCGTCGCGAACCAGCCTGATTTCGGCGCGTACTACCCGTTTTACAAGGGGTCCTCGCGGAGCTGGTACGACTTCCTCGTCTGGGAAAGTATGTACTTTGCACAGTTCTTCGCGCTCGAGATGTTCTTTCGCGGGTTCTGGCTCGGCGCGCTCCGGAGGAGCCTCGGCTCGGGCGCCATCTTCGCGATGGCCGTGCCCTACTGCATGATCCACTACGGCAAGCCCTACCTCGAGGCGGTGGGCGCGGTGGTCGCGGGCATCGCGCTCGGTTCGCTCTCGATGCGCACGAAGAGCATCTACCAAGGGTTCCTCGTGCACATCACGGTGGCGGCCCTCATGGACTGGCTCTCGCTCGCGCACCGGCACGCGCTGCCCACGCAGCTCATCGCGCCTTGA
- a CDS encoding YncE family protein has product MKTSRLAAFALVLAPLAHAGSALAKPPPVELLHKAEAGSMPKGAALSPDGSTVYVTNFGQKDKNNVTILDAQTLKNKGRIDLPGNVVESVLSADGKTLYVSNFGRSSVAFVDVASKRITHEVKTDTHPKILVLSPDGKNLFVANWASHSVTQIDTGSATVVRTLQTGQQPRGMAMSRAGVLYVANFNGASIDVFKGHDLSQRTRVKACTIPRHLALSPDEKTLYVSCYMASQVHAYDVATMDVTHKVGVGSAPKSLEVSRDGRYVYTADYGVETNSVSVVDTRDYSARTFTIPGMQRGSGVAVAPDGRHAYVTGWLDGHVYMVGLKPEPHAPVVAKVESKKDEETPKAEAPKAPSAEEKPVQKVAHVVREARAPRKPAPRK; this is encoded by the coding sequence ATGAAAACGAGCCGTCTCGCCGCGTTCGCCCTCGTCCTCGCACCGCTCGCCCACGCGGGCTCGGCCCTCGCCAAGCCGCCGCCCGTGGAGCTCTTGCACAAAGCCGAGGCGGGCTCGATGCCCAAAGGGGCGGCGCTGTCGCCCGACGGCAGCACCGTGTACGTGACGAACTTCGGCCAGAAGGACAAGAACAACGTCACGATCCTCGACGCGCAGACCCTCAAGAACAAGGGGCGCATCGACCTGCCCGGCAACGTGGTCGAGAGCGTGCTCTCGGCCGACGGGAAGACGCTCTACGTCTCGAACTTCGGGCGGAGCTCGGTCGCCTTCGTCGACGTCGCCTCGAAGCGCATCACGCACGAGGTGAAGACCGACACGCACCCGAAGATCCTCGTGCTCTCGCCCGACGGCAAAAACCTCTTCGTCGCGAACTGGGCGAGCCACTCGGTGACGCAGATCGACACGGGCTCGGCGACGGTGGTCCGCACGCTGCAGACCGGGCAGCAGCCCCGCGGCATGGCCATGAGCCGCGCGGGCGTGCTCTACGTGGCGAACTTCAACGGTGCGAGCATCGACGTGTTCAAAGGGCACGATCTCTCGCAGCGCACGCGCGTGAAGGCGTGCACGATCCCGCGCCACCTCGCGCTCTCGCCCGACGAGAAGACCCTCTACGTCTCGTGTTACATGGCGAGCCAGGTCCACGCGTACGACGTGGCCACGATGGACGTGACCCACAAGGTCGGCGTGGGGAGCGCGCCGAAGAGCCTCGAAGTGTCGCGCGACGGGCGCTACGTGTACACGGCCGACTATGGCGTCGAGACGAACAGCGTCTCGGTGGTCGACACGCGCGACTACTCGGCGCGGACGTTCACGATCCCCGGGATGCAGCGCGGGAGCGGCGTGGCCGTGGCCCCCGACGGGCGGCACGCCTACGTCACCGGGTGGCTCGACGGGCACGTGTACATGGTGGGCCTCAAGCCCGAGCCCCACGCGCCCGTGGTGGCCAAGGTCGAGTCGAAGAAGGACGAGGAGACGCCGAAGGCAGAAGCTCCGAAGGCGCCATCGGCCGAGGAGAAGCCCGTGCAGAAGGTCGCTCACGTGGTGCGCGAGGCGAGAGCTCCGCGGAAGCCCGCGCCGCGCAAGTAG
- the speA gene encoding biosynthetic arginine decarboxylase, with protein MEPTKATAPSESAGHTAEQAPEGAWTTEDANDLYLIDRWGSGYFDIGADGHMRVAPLKERGSKISIYDVVQAAIKEENLRTPMLIRFQDILHHRVKTLNDAFNAAVQEERYRGTYRGVFPIKVNQLREVVMEIMDAGLKYHYGIEVGSKPEMFAALSVHTDNESLIVCNGYKDDAYIRTALLGRKLGKKVILIAEKLSEVRAICRLAKDLNVEPMIGLRVRLMTRGAGKWAESGGESAKFGLSTMEILQAADIMKEAGMSSAFKLVHFHIGSQVPDILIIKRAVREAARHYAKLRRAGYPIEYLDVGGGLAIDYDGSRSTFHSSMNYTVEEYARDVVHAIADVCDEERVPHPHIVSESGRAVVAHHSVLVVEAFGAIEKTVEHKYELGVDDHKLVKSLVDTLQNLSTQNLGESWHDCISVKEQAQTSFELGILDLPVKARVEELFWEVAERIHIMSTSLEETEVPDGFDDLKNQLADQYICNFSVFQSLLDHWALGAMFPIVPIHRLDERPVQAATLVDITCDSDGKVSKFIDLNDTRDTLALHQVTEGQPYYLGIFLTGAYQDIMGDLHNLFGRVNEVHVFLDDDEEAGYYIEETIEGNTVADVLQMTQYDARDLAQKLKAQVDAAIKQDRLKPTEGMRLLADYERGLKDQTYLAF; from the coding sequence GTGGAACCAACGAAGGCGACCGCACCGTCCGAGAGTGCAGGACATACGGCCGAGCAGGCCCCCGAAGGCGCGTGGACGACCGAGGACGCGAACGACCTCTACCTCATCGACAGGTGGGGCTCGGGGTACTTCGACATCGGCGCCGACGGCCACATGCGCGTCGCTCCGCTGAAGGAGCGCGGCAGCAAGATCTCCATCTACGACGTGGTCCAGGCCGCGATCAAAGAGGAAAACCTCCGGACGCCGATGCTCATCCGGTTCCAGGACATCCTGCACCACCGGGTGAAGACCTTGAACGACGCGTTCAACGCGGCCGTCCAGGAGGAGCGTTACCGCGGGACGTACCGCGGCGTGTTCCCCATCAAGGTGAACCAGCTCCGCGAAGTGGTCATGGAGATCATGGACGCGGGCCTCAAGTACCACTACGGCATCGAGGTCGGCTCGAAGCCCGAGATGTTCGCGGCGCTGTCCGTGCACACGGACAACGAGTCGCTCATCGTCTGCAACGGCTACAAAGACGACGCCTACATCCGCACGGCGCTCCTCGGGCGAAAGCTCGGCAAGAAGGTCATCCTCATCGCCGAGAAGCTCTCCGAGGTGCGCGCCATCTGCCGCCTCGCGAAGGACCTCAACGTCGAGCCGATGATCGGCCTCCGCGTGCGCCTCATGACCCGCGGCGCGGGCAAGTGGGCCGAGTCGGGCGGCGAGAGCGCCAAGTTCGGCCTCTCCACCATGGAGATCCTCCAGGCCGCCGACATCATGAAAGAGGCCGGGATGTCGAGCGCGTTCAAGCTCGTACATTTCCACATCGGGTCTCAGGTCCCCGACATCCTCATCATCAAGCGCGCCGTGCGCGAGGCGGCCCGTCACTACGCGAAGCTGCGCCGCGCGGGCTACCCGATCGAGTACCTGGACGTCGGTGGTGGCCTCGCGATCGACTACGACGGCTCGCGCAGCACGTTCCACTCGTCCATGAACTACACGGTGGAGGAGTACGCGCGCGACGTGGTGCACGCCATCGCCGACGTGTGCGACGAGGAGCGCGTGCCGCACCCGCACATCGTGAGCGAGTCGGGGCGCGCCGTGGTCGCGCACCACAGCGTGCTCGTCGTCGAGGCGTTCGGCGCCATCGAGAAGACGGTGGAGCACAAATACGAGCTCGGCGTCGACGACCACAAGCTCGTGAAATCACTCGTGGATACGCTCCAGAACCTCTCGACGCAGAACCTCGGCGAGAGCTGGCACGACTGCATCTCGGTGAAGGAGCAGGCGCAGACCTCGTTCGAGCTCGGCATCCTCGATCTGCCGGTGAAGGCGCGCGTCGAGGAGCTCTTCTGGGAGGTGGCCGAGCGCATCCACATCATGTCGACGTCCCTCGAGGAGACCGAGGTCCCGGACGGCTTCGACGATCTGAAGAACCAGCTCGCGGACCAGTACATCTGCAACTTCTCGGTGTTCCAGTCGCTCCTCGATCACTGGGCCCTCGGCGCGATGTTCCCCATCGTGCCCATCCACAGGCTCGACGAGCGCCCCGTGCAGGCCGCGACCCTGGTCGACATCACGTGCGACTCGGACGGCAAGGTGTCGAAGTTCATCGACCTGAACGACACGCGCGACACCCTCGCGCTCCATCAGGTCACCGAGGGGCAGCCCTACTACCTCGGCATCTTCCTCACCGGCGCCTACCAAGACATCATGGGCGATCTCCACAACCTCTTCGGGCGCGTGAACGAGGTCCACGTGTTCCTCGATGACGACGAGGAGGCCGGCTACTACATCGAGGAGACCATCGAGGGGAACACGGTCGCCGACGTCCTCCAGATGACCCAGTACGACGCGCGAGATCTCGCGCAGAAGCTGAAGGCCCAGGTCGACGCGGCGATCAAACAAGACCGCCTGAAGCCGACCGAGGGCATGCGCCTGCTCGCCGACTACGAGCGCGGGCTCAAGGACCAGACGTACCTCGCGTTCTGA
- a CDS encoding lamin tail domain-containing protein, with amino-acid sequence MRRLLLLSSVVLAVAVYACSEATDGTVPPGSAEAGSPTGTPTGSPTGTPTGQPGADSGPTFDAGSNVTASNLLINEVSGGDEWIELVNSGTTAQDLAGYKVADRDKDTGEPKLAEAVTFPANTVLSPRSYAIVRGGGSGDAGKPCPDGGQSYCFNAEFGISNKNGETLFLIAPDGGTAGKVVYPPDASTGDLAYARIPSGDPAGEFKTVKATPGAANVP; translated from the coding sequence ATGCGTCGTCTCTTGTTGCTCTCGTCCGTCGTGCTCGCCGTCGCCGTCTACGCGTGCTCCGAGGCTACCGATGGCACGGTCCCCCCGGGGTCGGCCGAGGCCGGATCTCCGACCGGGACGCCCACCGGAAGCCCCACGGGCACCCCCACCGGGCAGCCCGGGGCGGACTCCGGGCCCACGTTCGACGCGGGCTCGAACGTCACGGCGTCGAACCTGCTCATCAACGAGGTCTCGGGTGGCGACGAGTGGATCGAGCTCGTGAACTCGGGCACGACGGCCCAAGACCTTGCAGGCTACAAGGTCGCCGATCGCGACAAGGACACGGGCGAGCCCAAGCTCGCAGAGGCGGTGACGTTTCCGGCGAACACCGTGCTCTCTCCTCGCTCGTACGCGATCGTCCGCGGGGGAGGCAGCGGCGACGCGGGGAAGCCGTGCCCGGACGGAGGCCAGAGCTACTGCTTCAACGCCGAGTTCGGCATCTCGAACAAAAACGGCGAGACGCTGTTCCTCATCGCTCCCGATGGCGGCACGGCGGGCAAGGTCGTCTATCCGCCGGACGCGTCGACGGGCGACCTCGCGTACGCGCGGATCCCGAGCGGTGATCCCGCAGGCGAGTTCAAGACCGTGAAGGCCACGCCGGGCGCCGCGAACGTGCCCTGA
- a CDS encoding ATP-grasp domain-containing protein, which yields MRVVFLSPSYPAEMVHFTRGLAEVGVEVLGVGDTHKDALPSTVRRDLSAYLQVPRILDEGDVMERVSGWLRGKTIDRVLTNWEPLVMLAARLRERWGVPGMSVDTARGFRDKELMKERVRAAGLRVPKSRRARTARDVWAAVEEIGFPMIVKPIAGAGSADTYRLDSRADVEAVLPRIGHLVEAICEEFVEGDELTYDTVTLAGKPVFENVISYVPKPLDARNHEWISPAAITHRDLSHPRVTPGIELGRAVLTALGMDSGFSHMEWFSTPRGEAVFGEVACRPGGAGLVDLMNYSCDIDLYREWARVVCWGHFEARTPKKYSVGVVYKRAHGHGTIHKIEGLAEWLRACGPCVVEEKLLRPGEPRRDWTQSQVADGQLVVRHPDFDETLRMCRAAASGVRLYAR from the coding sequence GTGCGCGTCGTCTTCTTGTCTCCGAGCTACCCCGCCGAAATGGTGCATTTTACACGCGGTCTCGCCGAGGTCGGCGTGGAGGTGCTCGGCGTGGGGGACACCCACAAAGACGCGCTCCCCTCGACCGTGCGGCGCGACCTCTCGGCGTACCTGCAGGTGCCGCGCATCCTCGACGAGGGCGACGTCATGGAGCGCGTCTCGGGGTGGCTCCGAGGCAAGACGATCGACCGCGTGCTGACGAACTGGGAGCCCTTGGTGATGCTCGCCGCACGCCTCCGCGAACGGTGGGGCGTGCCGGGCATGTCAGTCGACACGGCCCGAGGCTTCCGCGACAAGGAGCTGATGAAGGAGCGTGTGCGCGCGGCGGGCCTGCGGGTCCCCAAGTCGCGGCGCGCGCGCACCGCCCGTGACGTCTGGGCCGCCGTCGAGGAGATCGGCTTCCCCATGATCGTGAAGCCCATCGCGGGCGCGGGCTCGGCCGACACCTACCGGCTCGACTCCCGCGCGGACGTCGAGGCCGTGCTGCCGCGCATCGGCCACCTCGTCGAGGCCATCTGCGAGGAGTTCGTCGAGGGCGACGAGCTCACCTACGACACCGTGACGCTCGCGGGGAAGCCCGTCTTCGAGAACGTCATCTCGTACGTGCCGAAGCCGCTCGACGCGCGAAATCACGAGTGGATAAGCCCCGCGGCGATCACGCACCGCGACCTCTCCCACCCGCGCGTCACGCCGGGCATCGAGCTCGGCCGCGCGGTGCTCACCGCCCTCGGCATGGACTCCGGATTTTCGCACATGGAGTGGTTCTCCACCCCGCGCGGCGAGGCCGTCTTCGGCGAGGTCGCGTGTCGCCCCGGCGGCGCCGGTCTCGTCGACCTCATGAACTACTCCTGCGACATCGACCTCTACCGCGAGTGGGCGAGGGTCGTGTGCTGGGGCCACTTCGAGGCGCGCACGCCCAAGAAGTACTCGGTGGGTGTAGTCTACAAGCGAGCCCACGGCCACGGCACGATCCACAAGATCGAGGGCCTCGCCGAGTGGCTGCGCGCGTGCGGGCCCTGCGTCGTCGAAGAGAAGCTCCTCCGGCCCGGCGAGCCTCGCCGCGACTGGACGCAGAGCCAAGTCGCCGACGGTCAGCTCGTCGTCCGCCACCCCGACTTCGACGAGACCCTGCGCATGTGCAGGGCCGCGGCCTCGGGCGTCCGGCTCTACGCGCGCTGA
- a CDS encoding DUF2252 family protein, translated as MVRPAFAGLVVVCAAALSVACDVSSRDPREDEIVATLARADESLIRTRPRLAEGKLARMAGSPYDFFRGSVPLYAHDSRAGTRAFSSRFGVTVPLVPSLGDPHPENFGVLRASDGSLGFEPNDFDAADRGPYLWDVRRLSAGLALAAMVANPDDPSARAATTAARREVALAGVLAYREGVTARARGEELGRYVDFSSPILADLASRADRDAGRSRELVDLTTLEGGARKLRRGGVDPEDPQSVHGELPKVALEALPDCLERARRTLVAPPPPEFFGVLDAVREYGSGVASFARVRALVLVRGPSDDPNDDVIVEVKELVDSGLAGQYPPYVYADSVGRRIVETSRLAWARPDAEPLWGTSTWLGLTVQMRRETEGQKGVRVERMIGARGTKDALVALARATGTVLARVHTQGPEGVANARALYRAMSADLDGFVNELADFGDAYAASTLADHAHFVRGLRTHGMRLGVPFDPIDAPSPDLAALFGNPPAPPPLPELP; from the coding sequence ATGGTTCGTCCCGCCTTCGCCGGCCTCGTGGTCGTGTGTGCCGCCGCGCTTTCGGTGGCCTGCGACGTGTCGTCACGTGACCCGCGCGAGGACGAGATCGTGGCGACGCTCGCCCGCGCCGACGAGAGTCTCATCCGGACGCGACCGCGGCTCGCCGAAGGGAAGCTCGCGCGCATGGCGGGGTCCCCGTACGACTTCTTTCGTGGGTCGGTGCCGCTCTACGCCCACGACTCGCGCGCGGGCACGCGGGCCTTTTCTTCTCGGTTCGGGGTGACCGTGCCGCTCGTGCCGAGCCTCGGGGACCCTCACCCGGAGAACTTCGGCGTGCTCCGCGCCTCCGACGGCTCGCTCGGCTTCGAGCCCAACGACTTCGACGCGGCCGATCGTGGCCCGTACTTGTGGGACGTACGCAGGCTCTCGGCGGGGCTCGCCCTCGCCGCGATGGTCGCGAACCCGGACGATCCGAGCGCCCGGGCCGCGACTACGGCGGCTCGTAGGGAGGTCGCGCTCGCGGGGGTGCTCGCGTACCGCGAGGGCGTCACGGCGCGGGCGCGTGGCGAGGAGCTCGGGCGCTACGTCGACTTCTCTTCGCCGATCCTCGCCGATCTCGCGAGCCGCGCCGACCGCGACGCAGGACGAAGCCGTGAGCTCGTCGATCTCACGACCCTCGAAGGGGGCGCGCGCAAGCTGCGTCGGGGCGGTGTCGACCCCGAAGATCCGCAGAGCGTGCACGGCGAGCTGCCCAAGGTGGCGCTCGAGGCGCTCCCCGACTGCCTCGAGCGCGCGCGCCGCACCCTCGTCGCGCCCCCGCCCCCCGAGTTTTTTGGGGTGCTCGACGCCGTGCGGGAGTACGGCTCGGGTGTCGCGAGCTTCGCGCGCGTGCGTGCGCTGGTGCTCGTGCGCGGCCCATCGGACGATCCGAACGACGACGTGATCGTCGAGGTGAAGGAGCTCGTCGACTCGGGGCTCGCGGGCCAGTACCCGCCGTACGTCTACGCCGACAGCGTGGGTCGGCGCATCGTCGAGACCTCGCGCCTCGCGTGGGCGAGGCCCGACGCCGAGCCCTTGTGGGGCACGTCCACGTGGCTCGGGCTCACCGTGCAGATGCGCCGCGAGACCGAAGGTCAGAAGGGGGTGCGTGTCGAGCGAATGATCGGCGCGCGCGGCACCAAAGACGCCCTCGTCGCGCTCGCGAGGGCGACCGGTACGGTGCTCGCACGCGTCCACACCCAAGGCCCGGAAGGTGTCGCGAACGCGCGCGCGCTCTACCGCGCCATGTCCGCCGACCTCGACGGATTCGTGAACGAGCTCGCGGACTTCGGAGACGCCTACGCGGCCTCGACCTTGGCCGATCACGCCCACTTCGTTCGTGGGCTCCGCACCCACGGCATGCGCCTCGGCGTCCCCTTCGATCCCATCGACGCGCCCTCTCCCGATCTCGCTGCGCTCTTCGGGAACCCGCCTGCTCCTCCTCCTCTGCCCGAGCTCCCATGA